CGTGCGCCCCTTTGTCATCGTGCGCCCCCTTGTCATCGTGCGCCCTTTGTCATCGTGCGCCCCCTTGTCATCCTGAGCTTGTCGAAGGATGAGCTTGTCGAAGGACGGGACGGCGAGCTCGCGGCTTCGCCAGGCTCGTTAGTGCCGCGACTTCGCTCCGGCATACGTCGCGATCTGCCAATCGTTACCGCACGGATCGGTAACCATCGCGCGACGGTCTCCGTACGGGGTTTCTGCGGGTTCCTCGATCGATACCGCACCTGCCTGAAGCGCGCGGCGATAGCTTACATCGGTATCATCGACATAGAGATATAAAAAAGCGGGCTTTGGTTCTCGCAGGCCGCCACCAGTGCTAATCATCACAATCGAATCGCCGATTTTCATTACGGTCGGCACGTCCGAGCGATATTCTCCGGTCGCATCAAAAGCGTCGGTCAAAAATCGCACCTGCTTTGCCGGATCGCGAACAACCAGCCTCGGCGTGATGGTGTGCCACCCTTCAGGGACGTTGTTACTCATTGTGGCTAGCCTCCACCGTCGCGTTCTGAAACGAGAGCTATTTCACCTACGGTTGAATCTGCTGGGCGCTCCAGCCGCGACGTTCGCCGAGCGTTGTGCAGTCGTCGGAGATGTGCTATCGTCGGTCATGTATCAGACCTTCGGGACACATCGAAACGCGCGAGGCGTTGCAGTAATGCGGCGCCTCGTTTTCACACGACAGTTTTTCACGCCTTCGGCTGCGGGTCCGCCCCTTCGAGAAGCTCATCCTTCGACAGACTCAGGATGACATTGGTGCGTTCCTTTGTCATCCTGAGCTTGTCGAAGGATGAGCTTGTCGAACGCTGCGAATCGGGGGCGCTTAAGCGGGCTTCGCCGAAGACAATCAGCCAGATGGTCAGCGCGGCTTCGCCAACCAAAACGATGAACGCAACATTGTCGAGGAACGGATTCGTCAGTGGCGGGGAGCACGAAGGTTGTAGCCGTATTGGTCCAATACGCGATCCCCGCGAGCACCCGAAACCCACGACAGAGCGGCTCCCATATATGTCGAAACGGCTCGACGCGCTCGGGCTTAGGATGAAAGGACGGGGGTTTGCGCTTTCGGCTGCGTGTCGGCCCTGAGTTGCCCGCAAGTAGGCGTCACGAGTCGTACTTCTGACAGTACTTGGCATCTGCTGGACTTCGCAACGGTGAATCGTAGCGGCTGGAGCTCTACAGTGCTTTCACTTTTACGCCCAACGCAAACCCAAGTGTGCACGTGTCAAAGACGCACGCTACATAATCTCTACCGTCATCGACGGTTCGACGTTTCAGATAAGGGCTTTGTGCGCCTTCGGTTGCGCTTCCGCGCAGCTGGCCGCAACTAAGCGGACCAGTCGAACGCGATCATTTCTGCAACGGAAGCGTCGCTCAGTGTTGAGCGGCGCTTCCGTTATGCAATATTCGTCGTGATTACATCGCTCTATGCTTGATCGGAATGTTGGTCAGCGGGCCTTCACCGCCAACTTGTTCGATCGTCGTCCCTTTGGCCATCGACCAGTGATGTACGCCGGCCGGGACAAGGATAAACGACCCCGCGGGAATCGTCTTTGCCTTGGATTTATCGATAGAGTCCCCAGTTCCGAATAACAGAGATCCCTCAATGACGGTTATATATTCTGGATGAGCATGATAGTGCGGCTGATTGGTATACCCGTCCGACATTTTAACCCGGATAATTGAAGTGTCGGATTTGCCGGGATTCCCGGTCAGGACCGCATTCCAACTGCCTTTGGCTGGGCCGGTCGCGGCTATCCAATGCATGTTGTTGGGGGTGAGAATCACGGGAGCTGCCGTGCCCGCAGCGATTGCTGCGCTCGCAGCGGCTGCAAGAAATAGCGCGGTAAGGATAGACAAACGAGTCTTCATCGTGTCAAACTCCTTTGCTCATAAACGCGAGCCAGGTCTCCTTTTTTGGAGAACTGTGGGTTCGATGGTGCGCTGCTGTGCACCCGCCAACGGCTATGCATGAACCGTTAGGCCCACGGCCCGGGCCATAAGGCTCGGGACTATACGGTCGTAGTGATTTTGTGCGCTTTAGGCTGCGTTTCTGCGCGCAATTGGCCGCAGGCGGCGGCGATGTCGCGGCCCATGTTTTGGCGGACGGTTGTGGCCACGCCAGCGGCGTCGAGGATCGCGGCGAAACGCCAGATGCCTTCGTGTTCGGTGCCGGCGAACGCACCGTCCGGCGTCGTGTTATACGGAATGAGATTCACGTGATACAAGTGGCCGGCCATGATGCGCGCGAGTTCGCGTGCGTCTTCTTCGCGATCGTTGACGCCTTCGAGCATCACGTATTCGAAGAATACCTTGCGATTGGTCTTCGCGACGTAGCGCTCGCAGGCGCCCAAAAGGTCGCCCGTGCTGAAACGCCTGTTGACCGGCATGATGCTGTTGCGCACGTCGTCGCTGGGCGCGTGCAGCGAGATCGCCAGATTAACTTGCAGCCCTTCATCCGCGAACTGATCGATCCGATCGACCAATCCGACCGTCGAGATCGTGATGTGACGATGACCGAGACCGAAGCCGTGCGCGTCGTTGAGCAGCGCGACCGCGGCCATGACCGCGTCGTAGTTGTGGAACGGTTCGCCCATGCCCATGAAGACGATATTGGTGATGCGCTTGCCGCGTTCGGCAAGTTCGCGCGCGAAATGGCGCGCTTGATCGAAGATCTCGGTCGGTTCGAGTTGGCGAGTAAATCCGGCCTGACCCGTCGAGCAGAACGCACAGGCAAACGCGCAACCGGCTTGGCTCGAGATGCAGACCGTAGTGCGATCGCCGTAGTGTTCCATGAGCACGGCCTCGACCTCGGCGCCGTCCGCGAGTCGGAAAAGCCCCTTGCTCGTCTGTTTGTCGACGCTGCGCTGGATCACGACCGGCGAAGCCGCATCGAACGCGAAGCCGTTGGCAACCAGTTCGGTGCGCAACTCCTTAGGAAGCGTTGTGACGTCGCCCACGTCGCCCACGAGTTCTTTGGTCGCCGCCCGATAGATCTGCTTGAGGCGGAACGGCTTGAGGCCGAAGTGCGCCGAAAAAGCCTCGACGTCGGCGAAGCCGGCGCGGCGGACTTTATCGGTAAACCAGATGGATTGAGCGTCGCGGGTCACGGCCGGAAGTATATCACACCTCCGGCTTTCCGCTCAGCCGAATTTGTTCGGAACCTAGCCTGGAGCGAGCGAATCCTTGCTATCGAAGAGCGAGGCCTGCGCGGTCTCCTCGGGCGCGTCGGAACTCAGGAGGTGAGGGCGTGCCGATTCGTCGAGGCGGGCGCGGGTGGCTTTGAGGTCCGCCCAGACGTTGCGCTTGGTCTCGGTGAGCGCCATGCCGCCCTGCCGCAGCACGTAGGCGGGATGAAACGTCACCATTAACGGGATCTCGTGCGGCCCGGCGTACCATTGGCCGCGCCCCTTCGTGATGGCGAAGTCCTTGCCGAGAAACGTCTTTGCGGCCGGCGCGCCGAGCGCCAGGATGACGTCGGGGCGAACGATCTCGATTTGCTCGTCGAGGAAAGGGCGGCAATTCGCCATCTCCTGCGGTTCGGGGGCGCGATTGCGCAGTTTCGTGCCGTCGTCGAACGTGGGACGGCATTTCACGGTGTTGCAGATGTACACGTCTTCGCGTGCGAGCCCGATTGCCGCGAGCATCTTCTCCAGCAGTTCGCCCGCGCGGCCCACGAACGGCCGGCCGAGCAAGTCTTCGGTTTCGCCGGGACCTTCGCCCACGAGCATCAGGCGCGCGCACGGATCGCCTTCCCCATACACGTTGTTACGTCGTAGCGAACCGATGGCACACTTGCGGCAAGCGGCCGCGACCGACGCGCATCGCGCAAGCGTCCGCTCGCGACTGGCGCGCGACTCAAGAGTCATGAGCGATCGATTCCAATTGCCGCTGGTACCGATTCGCTCTGCGCAGATGAACGATCGCGCCGAGGGCTGCCACAATTGCAAGGCTGATTGCCCACCACCCAAACCAAAAGTCCGTCGGTCCACCGCTTCTGAGTTGAGCGATTCCGATGGCGAACCACAGCACACTCAAACCACCGTTCCACACGCTCTGGCTGCGCCAGGTCCGCATCTGTTTCGCCAACTCCGCAGGTGTCGGATCGCGTCCGGTTATCACGATACGCGCTTCGTTTCCGCATCGGCCTTGTGCGCGCGCAGGAGGACGACGGCTTTGCCGTAGGCGAGGACGCGCGTCGTGCCGTCGGGTTCTTCGCTTGCATGGAACTGTAAGTCGATCACGGCATTCGCCTCGAGCTCGTCGGCTTTGGTGCGAAGTTGATCGACGGCTTCTTCGCGCGCGCGCTCGGCCTCGGTTAGATACTCGAACGGTGCGAGACCGATGAAGGCCCCGATGCTTCGGAAGGTGGCGCGCAGCATGTTTTGCGGGCGCGTCGCCGTGCCCGAAACGTAACCCAGCGATCGCAAGACCGCGAACCCTTCTACGCGGTCGATCGTAACGACCGCATCCTTCGCAACCATCGTCTAGAAAAAGGCTTCGCGCGCGACGGCCGCGCACGGTACGCGGAAGAACAGCATGCCGGATACTTCACCGTCGGTTCTGATCGTCCGCCTCGATGCCATCGGCGATGCGCTCGCGTTAACGCCGCTGGTCGCCGCCCTGCGCGCGCGCGGTTGCGGCGTCGGCATCGTCCTGCGGACGGTCAACGCGCAGGTTTTCGCCCCGGGGGCGTTCGACCGCATTCACGTTGAGGACGGCGCCCGCGCGATTGCCGCGTTCGGTTACACCCATGCGCTGGTGGCGACCGAAGACCCGCGCGGGTACAAACTCGCCGCCGCCGCCCGTATCCCCGTGCGCATCGGCTTCGACAACGGCTGGGGTAAGCCGCTGAAAACCCTCTGGGTTCGAAGAATCTGCACCCGGACCGTGCGGCGCACCGCCGGTCTCGACGCACGCGCGCCGCACGAAGCCGCCGTCCTCTACGAGCTCGGGCGCTCGATTCTCGGGCCCGTTGCGGAGCCGTCGCGCGACCCGCGCGTGTTGCGTCCGCTCGTGATCGAGTCGGACCCTCCGGCGGACTCGCGCGTCGTGCTACAGGTTACCGATAAATGGGAACGACTCGGCGCGCCGCTCTCCGGCCTAACGGATCTCGCCGCGCGGATCGCGGCTCGCCACGGTTTGCGCGCGATTGCGGCCGCGCGCGAAAGTCCCTACGCCGACCGCTTTTCGGCGGCAACCGGCATCCCCGTCGAGCGTTTCACCGCGTTGCCGCCGTGGAAGGCGGCGATCGCCGCCGCGCGCGTCGTGGTCGCTCCCGACTCCGGCGCGCTCCACGTTGCGGGCATGACCGGCACGCCCACCGTGGCGCTCTTTGCGGCAACGCCCGAATTCCGGCTGCAGAGCGCGCGCTGGGCGCCGTGGGCGGCGCCGCATCGCATCGTTGCCATGGACGGCGCTTGGCCGACCGTCGCGGCGGACGCCGTGGGCGATCTCCTCAGCGGCAGGCGGCGGATCTATACAGGGTGATCGCGCCGGCGCGCCGCTCGATGCGATATTTTCCGGCGGAGACTAAGCGCGCGACGAGCGGCGCGGACTCCACCAACCGCGGCGAGTTTGGGAAATCGGCATCGACGAGGATCGTACAACTCGCGATGCGCCCGTCGCTCGACTCGGGCAGCAGCGTCGCGCGCGGGTCGGTGGCCGCGAGATGGGTGAAGGCCTCTTCTTGGGTCGCGAGATCCGCATTCGGCGGGAGTGTCGCGAGAAATGCGTCGAGCGCGACGTCGGCTTGCGTGCGCGCGTGCAGCGTCAGTTTCGGATGCAGCGGATTGGCGACCGCAAACTCCAGCGCGCAAAGCGCGATGCACCAATAGAGCAGCGTGTGTGCGCGTCGAATGGGGATCCTCCGCAACGCGTACGCGAACGCGACCAAAGCGTAGCCCGCCCAGGCGCCGGCATAGTGCGAACCGATCGTGTAGGTCGTCGGCATGCGCGAGAACAGCACTTCGGCTAGCGGCGCGATTGCAAGCCACGCTACGCGGGATCGAAACGGAAGGAAGAGCAGCGGCAGGAATGCGAGCACGATAAAGCCCGCTCGGTCCAGCAAGCCGCCGTGAATTAGCGCGTGCACGTCGGCGCCGGTCCAATCGTAAAAGCGCGTTGGCGCCCAGTGCGCGACGACTGCGGCGTACGGCTGGATATGCCGAAAGAAATACGCGAAGACGCAGATGCTCACTCCGCCGATGACGGCCGCCACGCGCCCCGGAGTCGTGCCCCGAAAACGCCACGCGCCGAGTGCACCCGCGATCGTGAGAAAGAGCGCTTGATCTTCTTTAACCGCCAATAGTACGGCGGCCGCCGTCAGCGTCGCGATCGTGAAGCCGCCGTCGAACGCCCATAGCATCCAGGCGACGGCCGCCGGTGCGAAGCCGTTTTCGTGGAAGTCGTTGAAGATTAGGCCGGCGAGCGGCGGATAGAGAAACGCCACCAGCGCGACGAGGCGCGCCGTGCTGCGCTCGGTGCGGCGAGCGACGAGGCCGTAAATCGGTGGAATCGCAAGCGCCCCCGCCACCGCTTGGAGCGCGACGAGTGCGAGTGCTGATTTCCACACCAGCATCAGCGCGCCGGCAAGATAGAGAATCGGCGAAAAGTGAAACGCCCAATGGCTTCCTTCGATCGAATTGCAGAAGCAGCCGAACGCGCCGCTCGCGGTTTGCGCGAAGATGCCGAGATCGACGAAGTTGCGGTGCGCGTCGTACCGGACGAGGCCTAGAGCGAACAGCGCGACCGCGTACAGCGCGGCCAGACCCCACGGGACCGCATCGCGCAGCGATCGATCCCGCATCTACCCTTGCGCTCGCGCCAACGTACGCCGCTGCTGCAGGTACGGCCAAATGAACCCGTCGATCTCGCCGCCGAGCACCGCGTCGGTATTTCCCGTTTCGACGTTCGTGCGATGATCCTTAACGAGTTGATACGGATTGAGCACGTACGATCGAATCTGCGAACCCCACTCGTTCGCGCTGCGCTCGCCGCGTAATTCCGAAAGCTTCGCATCGCGCATCTCGATCTCGCGCTGCCGCAGCTTCGCGCGCAGAATGCCCATGGCGACTTCGCGGTTCTGCGCCTGCGAGCGTTCTTGCTGCGAGGCGACGATCGTATTGGTCGGTATGTGGATCACGCGCACCGCAGACTCGGTCTTATTGACGTATTGACCGCCGGCGCCCCCGGATTTAAACGTTTCGAAACGCAGGTCGTCGGGACGAATTTCGATATCGACCTTCTCGTCGGCCTCGATCTCCGGAATGACGTCGACCGCCGCAAACGACGTGTGCCGGCGATGCGCTGCATCGAACGGCGATATG
The sequence above is a segment of the Candidatus Baltobacteraceae bacterium genome. Coding sequences within it:
- a CDS encoding VOC family protein codes for the protein MSNNVPEGWHTITPRLVVRDPAKQVRFLTDAFDATGEYRSDVPTVMKIGDSIVMISTGGGLREPKPAFLYLYVDDTDVSYRRALQAGAVSIEEPAETPYGDRRAMVTDPCGNDWQIATYAGAKSRH
- a CDS encoding cupin domain-containing protein → MKTRLSILTALFLAAAASAAIAAGTAAPVILTPNNMHWIAATGPAKGSWNAVLTGNPGKSDTSIIRVKMSDGYTNQPHYHAHPEYITVIEGSLLFGTGDSIDKSKAKTIPAGSFILVPAGVHHWSMAKGTTIEQVGGEGPLTNIPIKHRAM
- the rlmN gene encoding 23S rRNA (adenine(2503)-C(2))-methyltransferase RlmN; translated protein: MTRDAQSIWFTDKVRRAGFADVEAFSAHFGLKPFRLKQIYRAATKELVGDVGDVTTLPKELRTELVANGFAFDAASPVVIQRSVDKQTSKGLFRLADGAEVEAVLMEHYGDRTTVCISSQAGCAFACAFCSTGQAGFTRQLEPTEIFDQARHFARELAERGKRITNIVFMGMGEPFHNYDAVMAAVALLNDAHGFGLGHRHITISTVGLVDRIDQFADEGLQVNLAISLHAPSDDVRNSIMPVNRRFSTGDLLGACERYVAKTNRKVFFEYVMLEGVNDREEDARELARIMAGHLYHVNLIPYNTTPDGAFAGTEHEGIWRFAAILDAAGVATTVRQNMGRDIAAACGQLRAETQPKAHKITTTV
- a CDS encoding uracil-DNA glycosylase, which encodes MTLESRASRERTLARCASVAAACRKCAIGSLRRNNVYGEGDPCARLMLVGEGPGETEDLLGRPFVGRAGELLEKMLAAIGLAREDVYICNTVKCRPTFDDGTKLRNRAPEPQEMANCRPFLDEQIEIVRPDVILALGAPAAKTFLGKDFAITKGRGQWYAGPHEIPLMVTFHPAYVLRQGGMALTETKRNVWADLKATRARLDESARPHLLSSDAPEETAQASLFDSKDSLAPG
- a CDS encoding heavy metal-binding domain-containing protein — its product is MVAKDAVVTIDRVEGFAVLRSLGYVSGTATRPQNMLRATFRSIGAFIGLAPFEYLTEAERAREEAVDQLRTKADELEANAVIDLQFHASEEPDGTTRVLAYGKAVVLLRAHKADAETKRVS
- a CDS encoding glycosyltransferase family 9 protein, with product MPDTSPSVLIVRLDAIGDALALTPLVAALRARGCGVGIVLRTVNAQVFAPGAFDRIHVEDGARAIAAFGYTHALVATEDPRGYKLAAAARIPVRIGFDNGWGKPLKTLWVRRICTRTVRRTAGLDARAPHEAAVLYELGRSILGPVAEPSRDPRVLRPLVIESDPPADSRVVLQVTDKWERLGAPLSGLTDLAARIAARHGLRAIAAARESPYADRFSAATGIPVERFTALPPWKAAIAAARVVVAPDSGALHVAGMTGTPTVALFAATPEFRLQSARWAPWAAPHRIVAMDGAWPTVAADAVGDLLSGRRRIYTG
- a CDS encoding DUF2079 domain-containing protein: MRDRSLRDAVPWGLAALYAVALFALGLVRYDAHRNFVDLGIFAQTASGAFGCFCNSIEGSHWAFHFSPILYLAGALMLVWKSALALVALQAVAGALAIPPIYGLVARRTERSTARLVALVAFLYPPLAGLIFNDFHENGFAPAAVAWMLWAFDGGFTIATLTAAAVLLAVKEDQALFLTIAGALGAWRFRGTTPGRVAAVIGGVSICVFAYFFRHIQPYAAVVAHWAPTRFYDWTGADVHALIHGGLLDRAGFIVLAFLPLLFLPFRSRVAWLAIAPLAEVLFSRMPTTYTIGSHYAGAWAGYALVAFAYALRRIPIRRAHTLLYWCIALCALEFAVANPLHPKLTLHARTQADVALDAFLATLPPNADLATQEEAFTHLAATDPRATLLPESSDGRIASCTILVDADFPNSPRLVESAPLVARLVSAGKYRIERRAGAITLYRSAACR